The following coding sequences lie in one Mercenaria mercenaria strain notata chromosome 5, MADL_Memer_1, whole genome shotgun sequence genomic window:
- the LOC123558538 gene encoding glycine receptor subunit alpha-3-like, which translates to MLPTVASAFVIVVILVSRVEFSRGQNSNETISTILDQIFDGYDKKIPPNQNKDHDDRQVKVVVNMFINSMFSISEVNMDYSMSMFLRERWIDDRLQYTNTLNLSRIVLENALYENIWMPDMYILNEKESDFHEVTVPNKLIHIYPDGTVQYSARVTGVFSCLMHLQTYPFDEQSCYFEVESYGHSTESMTFVWSENPVSLAKDITFPQFSLSKINSYNCEKDYYGIVYPCIGVEFVLDRNYEYYLVQIYVPSILTVLLSWVNFWLDCEATPARISLGLLTVLTMATQSSGVRANLPRVSYIKAIDVYMAACITFVFLGFVEFAYVNVVGRVDSRKKTNDSNINGNRKDSVNSSKDMLAPPEQINSFLTTELVKSAY; encoded by the exons ATGCTTCCGACCGTTGCGTCTGCTTTCGTTATTGTCGTAATTTTGGTATCAAGAGTAGAGTTTAGTCGTGGACAGAATAGCAATGAGACAAT TTCTACAATCCTTGACCAGATTTTTGATGGTTATGACAAGAAAATTCCACCCAATCAGAATAAAG ATCATGATGACAGACAGGTGAAAGTGGTTGTCAACATGTTTATAAATTCCATGTTTTCTATAAGTGAAGTGAACATG GATTATTCTATGAGCATGTTCCTAAGAGAACGCTGGATTGATGACCGTTTGcaatatacaaacacattaaaCCTGTCGAGGATTGTTCTCGAAAACGCTCTATATGAGAACATTTGGATGCCCGACATGTATATTCTGAACGAGAAGGAGTCGGACTTTCACGAGGTCACGGTACCCAACAAGCTGATACATATTTATCCAGATGGGACGGTGCAATACAGTGCTAG AGTGACCGGAGTATTTTCATGCTTAATGCATCTTCAGACGTATCCATTTGATGAGCAGTCATGCTACTTTGAAGTGGAAAGCT ATGGCCACAGTACGGAAAGCATGACATTTGTCTGGAGTGAAAACCCCGTGTCTTTAGCCAAAGACATAACATTTCCCCAATTTTCATTGAGTAAGATCAACTCGTACAATTGCGAGAAGGATTACTACGGCA TCGTGTACCCATGTATTGGTGTCGAATTTGTTCTGGATAGAAACTACGAGTATTACCTGGTACAGATTTACGTTCCAAGTATTCTTACCGTTTTACTTTCTTGGGTAAACTTCTGGCTCGACTGCGAGGCTACTCCAGCTCGAATTTCTTTGGGACTGTTAACGGTACTCACAATGGCAACACAGAGCTCAGGAGTACGTGCTAACCTTCCACGCGTGTCATACATCAAG GCTATAGATGTATACATGGCAGCATGTATAACTTTTGTGTTTTTGGGGTTCGTTGAATTTGCATACGTAAATGTAGTTGGTAGGGTCGATAGCcgaaaaaaaacaaatgatagTAACATAAATGGAAACAGAAAAGACAGTGTCAATAGCAGCAAAGATATG TTAGCACCTCCTGAACAAATTAACAGTTTTCTTACAACTGAACTGGTAAAATCTGCATATTAA